A region of the Phycisphaerae bacterium genome:
GCCAGCGCCCGGGCCGCGATGGGGCGGCCGGTAGCAGGAGCACAAGCATGGCGAGCAGATTCGATGGAGCGGTACACGACGAGGCCAGCGCCGACATCGGCAGCAACCGCGACGGCGAGCGCGTCGTCCGCCTGGACCTGATGTACACGCGCGGAACGGCGCCCAGCCAGACGACGATGATCCTGACACTCGACGCGGCAATCGCGCTTCGCAACCAACTCGACGGCCTGTTCGCCGCCGCCGGCGTCGACGACAGCGGCGGCCTGGTCGACGAGGACGACGCCTGCCCGAACTGCGGGGAACGTCGCCAGGACATGCTGGTGTGGATCGAGAACTCGGCTGTCGAGAACGAGGTGCAGTGCGAAGCCTGCGGGATGGTCTACCGGCTGAGCCACACCGCCCAGCAGTAACGCCGCCGAAACGCGGGGATGACCCGCGTCGCCCGGGCGCGTGAGACCCGGGCCTGACGAGGCAACACGAAGGAGACGTGCATGAAGAAGAACGACGTCGAGACTGGCGCGACGTATGTCGCCAAGGTGAGCGGCAAGCTGGCCCGCGTGCGAATCCAGCGCGAAAGCCCGCACGGCGGCTGGGACGCGGTGAACGTCGACACCGGCCGGCATGTGCGGATCAAGAGCGCGCAGCGCCTGCGCTTCGAGGCCGCCGGCCCGAAGCGCGCGAAGGCGATCGCCGCGGCCGACCAGGAGAACGCCCGGCTGCGCGACGAGCGCGAGCGGTCGCCCGATGGGATGACCGCCAGCGAGCGGGCGATGGCGGAAAGCGCCGTCGCGACCGTAACGGCAAGCGATGAAGTGGAAGCCGCACCTGACGCCGGTGACCCCGATGTGTGCGCGACGGTGGGCTGCGGCCGGCCGGCGGCGCTGACGTACCTGGGCCGCCCGCGGTGCCAGGAGTGTTACGAGGACGATGTCGCCGATGGCGACGAGACGAGTGAGACCCCCAACCACGAGGAGATCGACATGGCAAAGGCGAAGAAGACGACGAAGAAGAGCGCGGCGAAGACCACGAAGGCTCCGAAAGCGGCCAAGCAGCCCAAGGCCCCAAAACCGAAGGCTGCCAAGCCCGCCGGCGAAGCGAAGCCGAAGCGCGTCAGCGCCCTGGACGCGGCCGCCGAGGTTCTGAAGAAGGCGGGCAAGCCGATGCGGAGCCAGGAGATGATCGCCACGATGGCCGAGCAGGGCCTGTGGACCAGCCCCGGCGGCAAGACGCCGCACGCCACGCTCTACGCGGCGATCCTGCGCGAGATCGGCGCCAAGGGCAGCGAGGCCCGCTTCCGCAAGACCGACCGCGGGCAGTTCGAGTACGCCGGCTAGCGCCGACATCACGCACCCTCCCCTGAAGCCTCGGCGACAACCGGGGCTTCCTCTTCGGCCTGAGCGTTTTGGGCGTCCCCGCCGATCCGCTCCGCCTTCCGGCCCGTGAACTTCTCCCAGCGCTGCACAATCACATCGCAGTACAGCGGGTCGAGCTCCATCAGGAACGCCCGCCGCCCAGTCTGCTCGGCGGCGATCAGTGTCGAGCCGCTGCCGCCGAAGAGGTCCAGCACGTTCTCGCCCGATCGCGACGAGTACTGCATGGCCCGCACCGCCAGCTCGACCGGCTTCTCGGTCAAATGGATCATCGATTGCGGGTTGACCTTCTTGACGCGCCACAGATCAGTGACATTGTTGGGGCCGAAGAACCGGTGGGCGGCGCCCTCCTTCCAGCAGTAGAAGCACCACTCGTGCGCGCCCATGAAGTCCTTCCGCGTCAGGACCGGGTGCTCCTTGTCCCAGATGATGGCCTGCGAGA
Encoded here:
- a CDS encoding winged helix-turn-helix domain-containing protein; amino-acid sequence: MKKNDVETGATYVAKVSGKLARVRIQRESPHGGWDAVNVDTGRHVRIKSAQRLRFEAAGPKRAKAIAAADQENARLRDERERSPDGMTASERAMAESAVATVTASDEVEAAPDAGDPDVCATVGCGRPAALTYLGRPRCQECYEDDVADGDETSETPNHEEIDMAKAKKTTKKSAAKTTKAPKAAKQPKAPKPKAAKPAGEAKPKRVSALDAAAEVLKKAGKPMRSQEMIATMAEQGLWTSPGGKTPHATLYAAILREIGAKGSEARFRKTDRGQFEYAG
- a CDS encoding site-specific DNA-methyltransferase encodes the protein FDVARQGAKGATTAKMRPKDRPLANDFVSQDEFNRLLRAWFGQLARVLLPGHIAYIWGGYANCGNYPPVLKEVGLYFSQAIIWDKEHPVLTRKDFMGAHEWCFYCWKEGAAHRFFGPNNVTDLWRVKKVNPQSMIHLTEKPVELAVRAMQYSSRSGENVLDLFGGSGSTLIAAEQTGRRAFLMELDPLYCDVIVQRWEKFTGRKAERIGGDAQNAQAEEEAPVVAEASGEGA